From one Salvia miltiorrhiza cultivar Shanhuang (shh) unplaced genomic scaffold, IMPLAD_Smil_shh fragScaff_scaffold_173, whole genome shotgun sequence genomic stretch:
- the LOC131002649 gene encoding glucan endo-1,3-beta-glucosidase, acidic-like, translating into MAAPTTQNHFKHTMLLLGLLILTSLHPTAGQVGSFFGRLGTNLPGAATTVGIYQQNNIRRMRLFDPHAPTLRALSGTNIRLMMGVSHPDLRDLANCPQAATAWVSRNILRFPNVTFRYIIVGNEIEPESELGPFVFPAMQNVYRAIRAAGLGGRIQVSTSIQINLLTRWNPPQAAEFKCSVNWFIRPILEFIRDTSASIHLNVFPFYAYLNDRANINLSFALLQPNSGVVLGGVYYDNLFYAIHDAFVAAMGKILAAATPLSVQQLPENNGTKTTTSSGSSSGGGHNSPPGHGSVPLGSGDDEIMAVTDGPIATVDNARIYINNLMRVVRTGTPMVAGPIHTYIFATFDENLRPGPEYERHFGIFLPNGQPKFPFRFQ; encoded by the exons ATGGCTGCACCGACAACCCAAAATCACTTCAAACATACAATGCTCCTACTCGGACTGCTCATCCTCACCTCTCTTCATCCCACAG CTGGTCAGGTGGGCAGTTTCTTCGGGAGGCTGGGGACTAACTTGCCCGGCGCAGCAACAACTGTGGGCATATACCAGCAGAACAACATCCGCAGAATGCGGCTATTCGACCCCCACGCGCCGACTCTCCGCGCCCTCAGCGGCACCAACATCCGCCTCATGATGGGCGTGTCGCACCCCGATCTCCGGGACCTCGCCAACTGCCCCCAGGCGGCCACTGCCTGGGTCAGCCGCAACATCCTACGCTTCCCCAACGTCACCTTCCGCTACATCATCGTCGGGAACGAGATCGAGCCGGAGTCGGAGCTGGGGCCCTTCGTGTTCCCGGCGATGCAGAACGTGTACCGCGCCATCCGCGCCGCGGGTCTGGGTGGCCGCATCCAGGTCTCCACATCCATCCAAATAAATCTCCTGACTAGGTGGAATCCTCCGCAGGCGGCGGAGTTCAAGTGCAGCGTCAACTGGTTCATCAGGCCGATCCTCGAGTTTATAAGGGACACGAGCGCGTCTATCCATTTAAACGTGTTCCCCTTCTACGCTTACCTCAACGATAGGGCCAACATCAACCTCTCCTTCGCGCTTCTGCAGCCCAACAGCGGCGTCGTTCTCGGCGGCGTCTACTACGACAATCTTTTCTACGCAATCCATGACGCCTTCGTGGCCGCCATGGGCAAGATCCTTGCCGCAGCAACGCCATTGTCCGTGCAACAATTACCAGAGAATAACGGAACCAAGACGACGACGAGCTCTGGGTCATCTAGTGGTGGCGGACACAATTCTCCACCTGGGCATGGAAGCGTCCCATTGGGCAGCGGTGATGATGAGATAATGGCTGTCACCGACGGGCCTATCGCCACCGTAGATAACGCGAGGATCTACATCAACAATTTGATGCGCGTGGTGAGGACTGGAACCCCCATGGTGGCCGGCCCTATACACACATACATATTTGCTACGTTTGACGAGAATCTGAGGCCCGGCCCCGAATACGAGAGACATTTCGGTATCTTTCTGCCTAACGGCCAGCCCAAGTTCCCCTTCCGTTTCCAGTGA